The window GTTTTGGGGATTATTATCTTGCTGAAATTTACACTTTTGTTACATCTTCATCCTGGTACTGTAGGTGTTGGTATTGAACCAGCTAATATTTATTTCCACTGACTAGGGGCAAGATTGCTTTCTTGTTACTGATAGATTTCAGCTGGTGTCTTGGCTTTTCATGCCTTTTTGCACCTTCCTTTGTTTAATACTTTTCCCTGTGCCCATCCATTTTATTACACATACTATAATGTATGGATTACTTGAGTTGTTGAAATCACTGAGATCACTGAAATCACtttgtaaatacaaaatgtgcatttgattTTAACACTGAAAGCTGATGTCATGGTTTCAATGTTTACACTCTTACCTGTAAATTAGAGTCTCATCAGCAGTACAGTTATACTGTATTTGATACATCCACACCAGGCTGGCTCCCATCATTCGACCCTTATCCCATCGCACTTGTGCTGAGGTTGAGGTCACTCCTTGTACTCCCACCATCTGCTCCTCTACTCCTTCACTGACCACATCCTCACTCTCTGCCTGACCCTCCTCCCGTCCCTCCTGAGGGTCCCCGTTACTGTCCAGTCCAGGGCTTTGCCCACTGGAAGTCTTCCCTCTGGTGATGTCCGATGATCCCGGGTCACGTGCTAACAATACCGTTCCATTTCCACGATGAGGGAGGGGAATAACTTTCAGGTCAACAAGTGAGGTGGCTTCACCTGCAGCGTTGATAGCAATGCAAGTGTACGTACCATCATCTCGGGCAATAGTCACATGTAGCTCAAGAGTGCCATTTCGGAAAGATGTGGTACGACTGGAATTGCCAATGATGCGGTCATCTGGTGAGACCCAGTGCACCACTGGCTCTGGATCACCAATAGCACGACATTTGAGCGTTGCCCTTTGACCTTCCAAAACCCAGAGTTTGTGTGTATGTCGGGTAATAAGCGGAGGTTCACATGCAAATTCCTCCTCAGGTATAGACCAGAAATAACGTCCTGCTAAATGAAGGGGTGTAGCACACGTTTCCATATCATCACTGCGGATCAGCCTCCTCAACCAAAGCAGTTCACAGTTGCAGTGTAATGGGTTACCTCCAAAATTTAAGTTGATTATGGCATTGTAAGGTGTAGGGCTGATGACCCCCGTCTGGGAGCGAGCAAAAAGTGGATCAGGTGGTAAAGTCTGTAGGCGATTGGAAGTCATGTCCAGTCGGGCTAGTTTGTAGAGCTCGCTAAAAGACCCCTCAGAAATCTGGTCAATGAGATTGTGATCTAGGTTCAAAGTGTGCAGACTGGCCATACTCTGAATGGCATCCCAGGGAGCTTTGCGCAGATTGTTATATGATAAGTCCAAATCCTCTAGTGTGAGTAAAAAATCATCAAAGGCCTCAGAGGAGATATTGATGAGTTGGTTGTTGTTGAGAATGAGATGCTGCAGGTTTATCATGCCCACTAAGTCTCGTGGACCCAGCTCAGAGAGTCGGTTGCCATCTAAGTGCAATGAACGAAGACTTTCTAGATCTGCAAATGCCAGTGGCCGGATCTGACTGATGGTATTCCGGGATAGTGTCAAATCAACCAATCCTGTCATGTTGGCAAAGTCAGCTCCTCCCACCTCTCGAATGAAGTTATCAGCAAGGCGAAGCTCAACAGTTCGGCGGTCAATGTTTGGCGGGACAAAAAGAAGACCTTTGTCAGCACAAAGTGTGCTTAGAGATTCTGAGAGATTCCTGCAGACGCAATGGAAAGGGCAAGCAGACACTACACCCCACGTCTCGCCGGCTACGGCTCCTGGAATCTGACAGAAAAGAGCGGGTAGCAAACAGGCACAAGTGACCAGTGCCAGCCAGTGCAGTAATTGCAGTGGTAGTGTTGGTGAGGATGTGTCTGGGGGTGAGTATCTGCTGGTGAACTTTGGCCACAGCGGAGGAGAGGGCTGACGAAATTCAGAGGGTTTGAGGATATTTTGTttcagatggatggatggatgagagGGCAGTGAGGGGGAGTGTGCGTTCCTGTGAGGATGGCATAAAATGTGGGACGGATGTGGTTTTCTGAATGGCTGAAGGGGTGGGGAGTCTTGCATGGTAGATAGGGGAGTAATCCACAGACCTagaaaaagcagaaagagaaagacatcaGTCATTAGGTTTGAAGTGTCAGCTTTGTAGTGCTGATGTGTGTGGTTTCTTTAACTCTGAATGAGCTCATGCAGTTGCTCTCCACAGGAATTTCTACGCTTGGGCACCCTGTGCATAACTGCATGTAAAATTACGACAAAACCAATGCCATAACCCCACTCTCAAACACTGTTGGTGGAAACTGCACAATCTACGAACCTCCTAAAAGCAAGGAAAGGCcatataacaattattttagtgctttttgGATGTGGAAACTTGTAAATGCACAGTCAAATCATGCTGCGTGGCAGTTTTCTTTGGAAGAAGAGCTGTTTACTTCACTTCAACTCTATTCATCTCACTGAAAAGCACCGATGGACAAACTCCAtcgaaatgtatttttaataatgcagaaGCAGGTaaagaaaaagtcaaatatattataacaatCAGTACAAATAAATTCAGAACGCAAACATTGTCAGTTTGTGCAGAGTACATGCTTGAACAAATGAACTGGTGCGTAAACACACAGGAAGAGAGAAGGATAAAAGGAACGAAAGAATCCTCACATcacataaaaatgctaattacaGGTTTGCGActgaaaaatctataatatctGTAATTTGATCTCTTGCGCCAATTTGTCCCTTGCACTAGGTTGTCATTGTAAAATATGGGTTTCAACCCAGGGATGGCTGAAGAGGTATTAAGTTCTTTGAGTGTGCACATCATACTTTTGTCCtacattagcgcattcagcaaATGCTCTTTAACTGTGTCACTTAACACTAAGTGCGTGTAATCATGCAGGTACAAGTCAAGGAAAACAGCGATCAGAATCAGCAAGAAATGTTCCATTCCTGCTTGTATACTGAGAATTTGGACCACAGCTCAGACGAGAGGACTTACAAATCAAACATTCTGTCTTCCTCATGGCCAGTGTTGAGAAAAAGCTTACTAAAAATAGTGCCACTATTaactcaaatgcatttttcatttgtgtggCAGTTAAGACAATGTAGCTTTTCCAACAAGGCACAATTAACAGTAGCTGCTGGTTTGAATGCAACATTGTATTTCGTAAGCTCTACATACTTAAACTGTCCCTTCTGTCTCTagtatatatgcagtatatgtggtttaaaacatatttactgtAATGGTTTGGTCATATTATTGAAAAACTCATTCtagtgaattatttaaatatttctctctttcattcatTGACCAGTTTAGTGTTTATCTTCAAGTTACCTGTGTTCCCTAGTTTGTATATCAGTGTAGTGTAAGTTGTGTTTAgaagtaaataatacaaatggtCTGTGAAGTGACTTTTCatacttccaaaaaaaaacaaatcccaTTTAGCAGGAGTGTTTTAATCTTAACAGCCCAGTCGTTTGGTGTTTGAAGAACAACAGCCTTTATGATTATGTAGTAGTACACAAAATGCAGCATGACTTCATCTGCAAAGAAgaaaagtgttcaaaacctgaaagtgAATGATAGTGACTGTCTAACACAAGAAAAAGTGTGTCCAAACAGCACAGAACTACCGCAGCAAAGTGACAGCAAGCCTGCAATATTCATCTTAAAGAccctgtttccacaaaaaccaACCACAGACAATTTCACAAAGCCAACAACGAAAACAAGAGCTGTAACTGCTAAAACTTTAATTGC is drawn from Puntigrus tetrazona isolate hp1 chromosome 7, ASM1883169v1, whole genome shotgun sequence and contains these coding sequences:
- the LOC122349180 gene encoding leucine-rich repeat and fibronectin type-III domain-containing protein 4, encoding MQDSPPLQPFRKPHPSHILCHPHRNAHSPSLPSHPSIHLKQNILKPSEFRQPSPPLWPKFTSRYSPPDTSSPTLPLQLLHWLALVTCACLLPALFCQIPGAVAGETWGVVSACPFHCVCRNLSESLSTLCADKGLLFVPPNIDRRTVELRLADNFIREVGGADFANMTGLVDLTLSRNTISQIRPLAFADLESLRSLHLDGNRLSELGPRDLVGMINLQHLILNNNQLINISSEAFDDFLLTLEDLDLSYNNLRKAPWDAIQSMASLHTLNLDHNLIDQISEGSFSELYKLARLDMTSNRLQTLPPDPLFARSQTGVISPTPYNAIINLNFGGNPLHCNCELLWLRRLIRSDDMETCATPLHLAGRYFWSIPEEEFACEPPLITRHTHKLWVLEGQRATLKCRAIGDPEPVVHWVSPDDRIIGNSSRTTSFRNGTLELHVTIARDDGTYTCIAINAAGEATSLVDLKVIPLPHRGNGTVLLARDPGSSDITRGKTSSGQSPGLDSNGDPQEGREEGQAESEDVVSEGVEEQMVGVQGVTSTSAQVRWDKGRMMGASLVWMYQIQYNCTADETLIYRCLPTSADRFSTENLVSGSDYNLCVLAIFDDTVTSMAATKVLGCTQFSTKDNYPDCRSLQAHFLGGTLTILVGGVVVVTLLVFTVALMVRHRVCSNHDNHHEIGEEVGCSRPDSPPLPAKGADVFSQSNGNGNVMMVVLPNGLVQKRKVAEGGMGSPPKPTSKVKPKTLPKPKVNLEQFRAGLEVEMGSVRPLPPYMLEKEQMSLYYTPSNHSPSTLPRPSRQLGTKPLKLRPTNADTSKRASLSLAPPPTYSRDRRFSTGGGVLVRRGGPESQWNSSLAYQSPVLSREGPPHCALRYKRSSSFDMGEIATTACYSYAKRLSVIWTKRSQSLHGMLVQCTSATSTSTTSSGSDDFHMQHARGYIRAYNATNSNSNPPKAEVATNSKNQWLKDKEKDKEKAEELEESVV